A portion of the Homalodisca vitripennis isolate AUS2020 chromosome 2, UT_GWSS_2.1, whole genome shotgun sequence genome contains these proteins:
- the LOC124354184 gene encoding cuticle protein 38-like isoform X3, whose amino-acid sequence MFATVVLVFAAVLATHAAPAPSSVLYPVLPAAPHAYLVKPYAAAAPVLQPHSYSHVSHTQYTSHPVPAVAAVPAVPAVPVVHAAPALYHTPVVYHAPASAALVV is encoded by the coding sequence GTAGTTTTGGTATTCGCCGCTGTGCTGGCTACACACGCCGCCCCCGCCCCCAGTTCTGTGCTGTACCCTGTGCTGCCAGCCGCCCCCCACGCTTATCTCGTCAAGCCGTACGCCGCCGCCGCCCCCGTGCTGCAGCCACACTCCTACTCCCACGTCTCTCATACGCAGTACACCAGCCACCCCGTGCCTGCTGTAGCTGCTGTGCCCGCTGTACCTGCCGTCCCCGTGGTACACGCTGCCCCCGCACTCTATCACACCCCCGTAGTCTACCATGCCCCCGCCTCCGCCGCACTGGTTGTCTGA